The following DNA comes from Sporichthyaceae bacterium.
GGTGGGTGCCGGGTTCGGTCCGAGCGAGGTGATCGTGCTCGAGCAGCTCGGCGGCCCGGACGAGCGGCTGATCGCCGCGACCGCGGCCACGCCGGCCTCCCCGTCCGGCGGGTTCGACCCGCTCAACATCGTCGCGATCGAGGTGCTGGCCGAACCCGGCCGCAGCCCCCTGCCCCGGACCCCGGGCCTACCCGACGACGCATTCGCGCACGACGGGCAGATCACCAAGCGGGAAGTCCGGGCACTGGCGCTGGCTCGGCTCGCGCCCCGACCCGGCGAACTGCTCTGGGATGTCGGCGGCGGGTCGGGCAGCATCGGCATCGAGTGGATGCGGGCTGCCCGGGGCGCGCTCGCGATCTCCGTCGAGCGTCGCCCGGACCGCGCCGAGCGGATCACCGTGAACGCGGTCACCCTCGGTGTACCGGACCTGCGGGTCGTCGTCGGGACGGCACCGGACGCGCTGGCCGACCTGCCCCTGCCCGACGCGATCTTCGTCGGCGGCGGCGGCAGCGACCCGGCCGTGCTGGACATGTGCTGGGATGCGCTGCGCCCGGGCGGCCGGTTGGTCGCGGACGCCGTGACGTTGCAGACCGAGGCCGCTCTCGTGGACCGGTGCGACCGCTTCGGTGGGGACCTGACCCGGCTGGAGGTGTCGCACGCGGTGCCGCTCGGCGGGTTCACCGGCTGGCGCGCCGCGCACCCGGTGACCCAGTGGGCGGTCACGCGGTAGTGACGGTCCACTTCGTCGGGGCCGGGCCGGGTGCGGCCGATCTGGTCACCTTGCGGGCCAAGGATTTGATCAGCGCCGCGGCGGTTTGCCTGTACGCGGGCAGCCTGATCCCGTCGGCGATCCTGGCTTGGTGCCCGCCAGGGGCACGGGTGGTGGACACGTCCAAGTTGGACCTCGAGGCGATCGAGGCTGAGTTCCGGGAAGCGCATGCGGCTGGGCACGACGTCGTGCGCCTGCACTCCGGCGACCCGGCGCTGTACTCGGCGATGGCCGAGCAGATGCGGCGGCTGGACGCGGCCGGCATCCCCTACGACGTCACACCCGGGGTGTCCGCCTGGACGGCGGCGGCCGCCGCGTTGAACCGGGAGCTGACCGTCCCCGGCGTCGGGCAGACGGTGGTGCTGACCCGCATCTCCGACCGCTCGACCCCGATGCCGCCCGGTGAGGACCTGGCTTCGCTCGCGGCACTGGGCACCACCCTCGTGCTGCACCTGGCGGTGCAGAAGATCGAGGACGTGGTCGCCGAACTGATGCCCCGGCACGGCCCGGCCGCGCCGGTCGCGGTCGTGGCCCGGGCGAGCTGGGACGACGAACTGGTGCTGCGCGGAACGCTGAGCACGATCGCGCAGGCGGTACGCGCCGCCGGGGTGGTCCGGACCGCGGTGATCATCGTCGGCGCGGTGCTGACCGCCGAGCAGTTCCCGGACAGCCACCTCTACAGCTCCGCACGGTGTCGCGACACATGAGCCAGGTCGGCCGATGAGCGTTGAGTTGCTGATCCTCGGCGGCACCGGAGAGGCCCGGGCGCTGGCGGCCGCACTGCATGCGGCCGGCGAGCACGGTTTCGTCAGCTCGCTGGCCGGTCGGGTCAGCGCCCCGGCGCTGCCGGCCGGCGCGGTGCGCATCGGCGGGTTCGGCGGGGTCGACGGGCTGCGGGACTGGCTGCGCGACGAGGGCATCACGGCGGTGATCGACGCGACCCACCCGTTCGCCCGGCGGATCAGCGCGTCTGCCGTGGCCGCCACGAAGAGTCTGGGGCTGCCGC
Coding sequences within:
- the cbiE gene encoding precorrin-6y C5,15-methyltransferase (decarboxylating) subunit CbiE: MSERVTVVGIGADGWPGLTETGRAELARADVIVGGPRHLAMLPDDLKATRESLPIPLVEGLPQLLEEYAGHPVHVVASGDPMHYGIGSTLVRMLGPEMVRVVPHPGSVSLACARLGWSVEDVDVISTVGRPLYRVREVLSPGGRVLVLSEGAMTPAAVCALLVGAGFGPSEVIVLEQLGGPDERLIAATAATPASPSGGFDPLNIVAIEVLAEPGRSPLPRTPGLPDDAFAHDGQITKREVRALALARLAPRPGELLWDVGGGSGSIGIEWMRAARGALAISVERRPDRAERITVNAVTLGVPDLRVVVGTAPDALADLPLPDAIFVGGGGSDPAVLDMCWDALRPGGRLVADAVTLQTEAALVDRCDRFGGDLTRLEVSHAVPLGGFTGWRAAHPVTQWAVTR
- the cobM gene encoding precorrin-4 C(11)-methyltransferase — its product is MTVHFVGAGPGAADLVTLRAKDLISAAAVCLYAGSLIPSAILAWCPPGARVVDTSKLDLEAIEAEFREAHAAGHDVVRLHSGDPALYSAMAEQMRRLDAAGIPYDVTPGVSAWTAAAAALNRELTVPGVGQTVVLTRISDRSTPMPPGEDLASLAALGTTLVLHLAVQKIEDVVAELMPRHGPAAPVAVVARASWDDELVLRGTLSTIAQAVRAAGVVRTAVIIVGAVLTAEQFPDSHLYSSARCRDT